GCCATGCCGACGACGGGCTTGTTGAGCCGCATGGCCCCCGTCGATCCGTGGAAGGTGGCGTCACCGAAGCTGAAGATGCCCCCGTCCGAGGCCACCAGCCAGTAGCCCCGGCCGTCGGGCTGGGCGTGCGCCGCGGTGCGCCCGCCCACCATCGTCCCGATCAGGACGGCGCCCACCAGGGCGCCGACCATCCACCTCCTGCTCCTTCTAGCCACGTGACCCCCAGTTGTCACAGAGAGAGCTGCCTAAGGCCGGCTTCGTACCTCTTGGCCGGCGCGGGACCTGCACGGAGCGCGCAGACCGTTCTTCCTGACAAAGCGGAACATGCTCCGGTAGTGCCAGATGGTTGCCCGGGTGACGAACTTCTTGCGCGTCAGTTCTCCGAGATCGTGCTCGACGGCCACGCTGGTCACCTGAACGACCTCCCGGCCGGACTTCCACACCCGCCAGCACAGGTCGATGTCCTCGCAGTACAGGCGGTACGACTCGTCCATGGCGCCCAACGACCGGTACATGTCCGCCCGCACCACGAATGCCGCCCCCAGCAGCCAGTCAACGGGCCGGAGCACGACCGGACCACTCGAGGCGTACTCGTCGCGGAGGTCGACCATCAGGTGGCGCCGCTCGTGGCGGGAGTCCCGGAGGAGCCAGCGGACCGGAGTACGCCGGACGATGGTGGCGGAAACGGTCGGGAACCGGCGGGCCGACGGTTGCGGGCTGCCGTCGGGATACACGAGACACGGCCCGGCCAGGCCGATCGAGTCGTCCGAATCGAGGGCGGCCAGCAGGGCGTCG
This genomic stretch from Acidimicrobiales bacterium harbors:
- a CDS encoding glycosyltransferase family 2 protein; amino-acid sequence: MSTTLGATVAILPADLAGHAPKATARTQSVSVIVVTHQSAGYIRSCLASLRRHPAAVDQEVIVVDNASTDGTAEIVASEFPEARLVVAPGRRGFAANCNHGASVATGQTLFFLNPDARVADGTIDALLAALDSDDSIGLAGPCLVYPDGSPQPSARRFPTVSATIVRRTPVRWLLRDSRHERRHLMVDLRDEYASSGPVVLRPVDWLLGAAFVVRADMYRSLGAMDESYRLYCEDIDLCWRVWKSGREVVQVTSVAVEHDLGELTRKKFVTRATIWHYRSMFRFVRKNGLRAPCRSRAGQEVRSRP